From a region of the Odocoileus virginianus isolate 20LAN1187 ecotype Illinois chromosome 19, Ovbor_1.2, whole genome shotgun sequence genome:
- the HTR1E gene encoding 5-hydroxytryptamine receptor 1E, whose translation MNITNCTPEASVAVRPKTITEKMLISMTLVIITTLTTLLNSAVIMAICTTKKLHQPANYLICSLAVTDLLVAVLVMPLSIMYIVMDSWRLGYFICEVWLSVDMTCCTCSILHLCVIALDRYWAITNAVEYARKRTPRRAGLMILTVWAISVFISMPPLFWRSHRRPSPPPSQCTIRHDHVIYTIYSTLGAFYIPLTLILILYYRIYHAAKSLYQKRGSSRHLSNRSTDSQTSFASCKLTQTFCVSDFSTSDPTAEFGKIHSSIRIPAFDNDLEHPGERQQISSTRERKAARILGLILGAFILSWLPFFIKELIVGLSTYVVSSEVADFLTWLGYVNSLINPLLYTSFNEDFKLAFKKLIRCREHT comes from the coding sequence ATGAACATCACTAACTGTACCCCGGAGGCCAGTGTGGCCGTGAGACCCAAGACCATCACGGAGAAGATGCTCATTTCCATGACTCTGGTGATCATCACCACCCTGACCACGCTGCTAAACTCCGCCGTGATCATGGCCATCTGCACCACCAAGAAGCTCCACCAGCCTGCCAACTACCTGATCTGCTCTCTCGCCGTGACGGACCTCCTGGTGGCCGTGCTTGTCATGCCCTTGAGCATCATGTACATCGTCATGGACAGCTGGAGGCTGGGGTACTTCATCTGCGAGGTGTGGCTGAGTGTGGATATGACCTGCTGCACCTGCTCCATCCTCCATCTCTGTGTGATCGCCCTGGACAGGTACTGGGCCATCACCAATGCCGTCGAGTACGCCAGGAAGAGGACCCCCAGGAGGGCCGGGCTGATGATCCTCACGGTCTGGGCCATCTCCGTCTTCATCTCCATGCCCCCGCTGTTCTGGAGGAGCCACCGCCGCCCCAGCCCCCCGCCCAGTCAGTGCACCATCCGGCACGACCACGTCATCTACACCATCTACTCCACGCTGGGGGCATTCTACATTCCCCTGACTCTGATACTGATTCTCTATTACCGGATTTACCATGCAGCCAAGAGCCTTTACCAGAAGAGAGGTTCGAGCCGGCACTTAAGCAACAGAAGCACAGACAGCCAAACCTCGTTCGCCAGTTGTAAGTTGACACAGACCTTCTGCGTGTCTGACTTCTCCACCTCAGACCCTACCGCAgagtttgggaagatccactcCTCCATTAGGATTCCTGCCTTTGACAATGACCTAGAGCACCCAGGAGAACGCCAGCAAATCTCCAGCACCAGGGAGCGCAAGGCGGCGCGGATCCTGGGTCTGATTCTGGGCGCATTCATCTTATCCTGGCTGCCATTCTTCATCAAAGAGCTGATCGTAGGTTTGAGCACCTACGTCGTGTCCTCCGAGGTGGCCGATTTTTTGACCTGGCTCGGTTATGTGAATTCTCTGATCAACCCTCTGCTCTACACAAgtttcaatgaagactttaagctggcttttaaaaagcttattcGGTGCCGAGAACATACCTAG